The nucleotide sequence AAGGAACGTTATGATTTTCATTAACCCTAAAACAGATTACGCATTCAAAAAAATCTTTGGTTCCTCTGAAAGCAAAGACATTCTCATTAGCTTTCTCAACGCCATGATTTATGATGGCGTTTCTAT is from Argonema galeatum A003/A1 and encodes:
- a CDS encoding Rpn family recombination-promoting nuclease/putative transposase; amino-acid sequence: MIFINPKTDYAFKKIFGSSESKDILISFLNAMIYDGVS